The Vulpes lagopus strain Blue_001 chromosome 6, ASM1834538v1, whole genome shotgun sequence genome has a segment encoding these proteins:
- the BEGAIN gene encoding brain-enriched guanylate kinase-associated protein isoform X3 has product MEKLSALQEQKGELRKRLSYTTHKLEKLETEFDSTRHYLEIELRRAQEELEKVTEKLRRIQSNYMALQRINQELEDKLYRMGQHYEEEKRALSHEIVALNSHLLEAKVTIDKLSEDNELYRKDCNLAAQLLQCSQTYGRVHKVSELPSDFQERVSLHMEKHGCSLPSPLCHPAYADSVPTCVIAKVLEKPDPSSLSSRLSDASARDLAFREGVEKQGPRPPYKGDIYCSDTALYCPEERRRSRRPSVDAPVSDVGFLRAQNSTDSAAEDEEEAEAAAFPAGFRHEAFPGYAASLPTSSSYSSFSATSEEKEHAQASTLTASQQAIYLNSRDELFDRKPPAAAAAYEGSPRFAKAAAGVAAPLEAEVAPGFARTVSPYPAEPFRFPASPGPRQALMPPNLWSLRAKPGSARLPGEDARGQWRPLSVEDVGAYSFPAPAAGRASPCSFSERYYGSGGSSPGKKAEGRASPLYASYKADSFSEGDDLSQGHLAEPRFLRAGGDLSLSPGRQADPLPGYAPSQGDAERLGVQLCGPGGSPEPEHSPHSSRDSLEPSSMEASPEMHPAARLSPQPAFPRTGGSGLSRKDSLTKAQLYGTLLN; this is encoded by the exons CGCGCTGCAGGAGCAGAAGGGCGAGCTGCGCAAGCGGCTGTCCTACACCACGCACAAGCTCGAGAAGCTCGAGACCGAGTTCGACTCCACGCGCCACTACCTGGAGATCGAGCTGCGGCGCGCGCAGGAGGAGCTCGAGAAGGTCACCGAGAAGCTGCGCAG GATTCAGAGCAACTACATGGCGCTGCAGAGGATCAACCAGGAGCTGGAAGACAAGCTGTACCGCATG GGCCAGCACTATGAAGAGGAGAAGCGAGCGCTGAGCCACGAGATCGTCGCCCTCAACAGCCACTTGCTGGAGGCCAAGGTGACCATCGACAAGCTGTCGGAGGACAAT GAGCTCTACAGGAAGGACTGCAATCTAGCGGCGCAGCTCCTTCAGTGCAGCCAGACCTACGGCAGGGTCCATAAGGTGTCCGAG CTGCCCTCTGACTTCCAGGAGCGCGTGAGCCTGCACATGGAGAAGCACGGCTGCAGCCTGCCCTCCCCGCTCTGCCACCCGGCCTATGCCGACAGCGTCCCCACCTGCGTCATCGCCAAGGTGCTGGAGAAGCCCGACCCCAGCAGCCTGTCCTCGCGCCTGTCGGACGCCTCGGCCCGCGACCTGGCCTTTCGGGAGGGGGTGGAGAAGCAGGGCCCGCGGCCCCCCTACAAGGGCGACATCTACTGCAGCGACACGGCCCTCTACTGCCCCGAGGAGCGGCGGCGCTCCCGGCGGCCCAGCGTGGACGCGCCCGTGAGCGACGTGGGCTTCCTGCGGGCCCAGAACTCCACCGACAGCGCGgccgaggacgaggaggaggccGAGGCGGCCGCCTTCCCCGCGGGCTTCCGGCACGAGGCCTTCCCGGGCTACGCGGCCTCGCTGCCCACGTCCAGCTCCTACTCGAGCTTCAGCGCCACGTCGGAGGAGAAGGAGCACGCGCAGGCCAGCACGCTCACCGCGTCGCAGCAGGCCATCTACCTGAACAGCCGCGACGAGCTCTTCGACCGCaagccgcccgccgccgccgccgcctacGAGGGCAGCCCGCGCTTCGCCAAGGCCGCGGCCGGCGTGGCGGCCCCGCTCGAGGCCGAGGTGGCGCCGGGCTTCGCGCGGACCGTGTCCCCGTACCCGGCCGAGCCCTTCCGCTTCCCCGCGTCCCCGGGCCCGCGGCAGGCCCTGATGCCCCCAAACCTGTGGAGCCTGCGGGCCAAGCCGGGGTCGGCCCGGCTCCCCGGGGAGGACGCGCGGGGCCAGTGGCGGCCGCTGAGCGTGGAGGACGTGGGCGCCTACTCGTTCCCGGCCCCCGCCGCGGGCCGCGCGTCGCCCTGCAGCTTCTCGGAACGCTACTAcggcagcggcggcagcagcCCCGGCAAGAAGGCCGAGGGCCGCGCCAGCCCCCTCTACGCCAGCTACAAGGCCGACAGCTTCTCCGAGGGGGACGACCTCTCGCAGGGCCACCTGGCCGAGCCTCGCTTCCTCCGCGCCGGCGGCGACCTGAGCCTGAGCCCCGGCCGCCAGGCCGACCCGCTGCCCGGCTACGCGCCCAGCCAGGGGGACGCCGAGAGGCTCGGGGTGCAGCTGTGCGGGCCGGGCGGCAGCCCCGAGCCCGAGCACAGCCCCCACAGCTCCAGGGACTCCCTGGAGCCCAGCTCCATGGAGGCGTCCCCGGAGATGCACCCCGCCGCCCGCCTCAGCCCGCAGCCGGCCTTCCCGCGGACTGGTGGCTCGGGGCTCAGCCGCAAGGACAGCCTCACGAAAGCCCAGCTCTACGGAACCTTGCTCAACTGA
- the BEGAIN gene encoding brain-enriched guanylate kinase-associated protein isoform X1: MEKLRLRSPWVPSCLGQPRILQGRLARSSPSLWDSALQEQKGELRKRLSYTTHKLEKLETEFDSTRHYLEIELRRAQEELEKVTEKLRRIQSNYMALQRINQELEDKLYRMGQHYEEEKRALSHEIVALNSHLLEAKVTIDKLSEDNELYRKDCNLAAQLLQCSQTYGRVHKVSELPSDFQERVSLHMEKHGCSLPSPLCHPAYADSVPTCVIAKVLEKPDPSSLSSRLSDASARDLAFREGVEKQGPRPPYKGDIYCSDTALYCPEERRRSRRPSVDAPVSDVGFLRAQNSTDSAAEDEEEAEAAAFPAGFRHEAFPGYAASLPTSSSYSSFSATSEEKEHAQASTLTASQQAIYLNSRDELFDRKPPAAAAAYEGSPRFAKAAAGVAAPLEAEVAPGFARTVSPYPAEPFRFPASPGPRQALMPPNLWSLRAKPGSARLPGEDARGQWRPLSVEDVGAYSFPAPAAGRASPCSFSERYYGSGGSSPGKKAEGRASPLYASYKADSFSEGDDLSQGHLAEPRFLRAGGDLSLSPGRQADPLPGYAPSQGDAERLGVQLCGPGGSPEPEHSPHSSRDSLEPSSMEASPEMHPAARLSPQPAFPRTGGSGLSRKDSLTKAQLYGTLLN, from the exons CGCGCTGCAGGAGCAGAAGGGCGAGCTGCGCAAGCGGCTGTCCTACACCACGCACAAGCTCGAGAAGCTCGAGACCGAGTTCGACTCCACGCGCCACTACCTGGAGATCGAGCTGCGGCGCGCGCAGGAGGAGCTCGAGAAGGTCACCGAGAAGCTGCGCAG GATTCAGAGCAACTACATGGCGCTGCAGAGGATCAACCAGGAGCTGGAAGACAAGCTGTACCGCATG GGCCAGCACTATGAAGAGGAGAAGCGAGCGCTGAGCCACGAGATCGTCGCCCTCAACAGCCACTTGCTGGAGGCCAAGGTGACCATCGACAAGCTGTCGGAGGACAAT GAGCTCTACAGGAAGGACTGCAATCTAGCGGCGCAGCTCCTTCAGTGCAGCCAGACCTACGGCAGGGTCCATAAGGTGTCCGAG CTGCCCTCTGACTTCCAGGAGCGCGTGAGCCTGCACATGGAGAAGCACGGCTGCAGCCTGCCCTCCCCGCTCTGCCACCCGGCCTATGCCGACAGCGTCCCCACCTGCGTCATCGCCAAGGTGCTGGAGAAGCCCGACCCCAGCAGCCTGTCCTCGCGCCTGTCGGACGCCTCGGCCCGCGACCTGGCCTTTCGGGAGGGGGTGGAGAAGCAGGGCCCGCGGCCCCCCTACAAGGGCGACATCTACTGCAGCGACACGGCCCTCTACTGCCCCGAGGAGCGGCGGCGCTCCCGGCGGCCCAGCGTGGACGCGCCCGTGAGCGACGTGGGCTTCCTGCGGGCCCAGAACTCCACCGACAGCGCGgccgaggacgaggaggaggccGAGGCGGCCGCCTTCCCCGCGGGCTTCCGGCACGAGGCCTTCCCGGGCTACGCGGCCTCGCTGCCCACGTCCAGCTCCTACTCGAGCTTCAGCGCCACGTCGGAGGAGAAGGAGCACGCGCAGGCCAGCACGCTCACCGCGTCGCAGCAGGCCATCTACCTGAACAGCCGCGACGAGCTCTTCGACCGCaagccgcccgccgccgccgccgcctacGAGGGCAGCCCGCGCTTCGCCAAGGCCGCGGCCGGCGTGGCGGCCCCGCTCGAGGCCGAGGTGGCGCCGGGCTTCGCGCGGACCGTGTCCCCGTACCCGGCCGAGCCCTTCCGCTTCCCCGCGTCCCCGGGCCCGCGGCAGGCCCTGATGCCCCCAAACCTGTGGAGCCTGCGGGCCAAGCCGGGGTCGGCCCGGCTCCCCGGGGAGGACGCGCGGGGCCAGTGGCGGCCGCTGAGCGTGGAGGACGTGGGCGCCTACTCGTTCCCGGCCCCCGCCGCGGGCCGCGCGTCGCCCTGCAGCTTCTCGGAACGCTACTAcggcagcggcggcagcagcCCCGGCAAGAAGGCCGAGGGCCGCGCCAGCCCCCTCTACGCCAGCTACAAGGCCGACAGCTTCTCCGAGGGGGACGACCTCTCGCAGGGCCACCTGGCCGAGCCTCGCTTCCTCCGCGCCGGCGGCGACCTGAGCCTGAGCCCCGGCCGCCAGGCCGACCCGCTGCCCGGCTACGCGCCCAGCCAGGGGGACGCCGAGAGGCTCGGGGTGCAGCTGTGCGGGCCGGGCGGCAGCCCCGAGCCCGAGCACAGCCCCCACAGCTCCAGGGACTCCCTGGAGCCCAGCTCCATGGAGGCGTCCCCGGAGATGCACCCCGCCGCCCGCCTCAGCCCGCAGCCGGCCTTCCCGCGGACTGGTGGCTCGGGGCTCAGCCGCAAGGACAGCCTCACGAAAGCCCAGCTCTACGGAACCTTGCTCAACTGA
- the BEGAIN gene encoding brain-enriched guanylate kinase-associated protein isoform X2, whose product MEKLRLRSPWVPSCLGQPRILQGRLARSSPSLWDSALQEQKGELRKRLSYTTHKLEKLETEFDSTRHYLEIELRRAQEELEKVTEKLRRIQSNYMALQRINQELEDKLYRMGQHYEEEKRALSHEIVALNSHLLEAKVTIDKLSEDNELYRKDCNLAAQLLQCSQTYGRVHKVSEERVSLHMEKHGCSLPSPLCHPAYADSVPTCVIAKVLEKPDPSSLSSRLSDASARDLAFREGVEKQGPRPPYKGDIYCSDTALYCPEERRRSRRPSVDAPVSDVGFLRAQNSTDSAAEDEEEAEAAAFPAGFRHEAFPGYAASLPTSSSYSSFSATSEEKEHAQASTLTASQQAIYLNSRDELFDRKPPAAAAAYEGSPRFAKAAAGVAAPLEAEVAPGFARTVSPYPAEPFRFPASPGPRQALMPPNLWSLRAKPGSARLPGEDARGQWRPLSVEDVGAYSFPAPAAGRASPCSFSERYYGSGGSSPGKKAEGRASPLYASYKADSFSEGDDLSQGHLAEPRFLRAGGDLSLSPGRQADPLPGYAPSQGDAERLGVQLCGPGGSPEPEHSPHSSRDSLEPSSMEASPEMHPAARLSPQPAFPRTGGSGLSRKDSLTKAQLYGTLLN is encoded by the exons CGCGCTGCAGGAGCAGAAGGGCGAGCTGCGCAAGCGGCTGTCCTACACCACGCACAAGCTCGAGAAGCTCGAGACCGAGTTCGACTCCACGCGCCACTACCTGGAGATCGAGCTGCGGCGCGCGCAGGAGGAGCTCGAGAAGGTCACCGAGAAGCTGCGCAG GATTCAGAGCAACTACATGGCGCTGCAGAGGATCAACCAGGAGCTGGAAGACAAGCTGTACCGCATG GGCCAGCACTATGAAGAGGAGAAGCGAGCGCTGAGCCACGAGATCGTCGCCCTCAACAGCCACTTGCTGGAGGCCAAGGTGACCATCGACAAGCTGTCGGAGGACAAT GAGCTCTACAGGAAGGACTGCAATCTAGCGGCGCAGCTCCTTCAGTGCAGCCAGACCTACGGCAGGGTCCATAAGGTGTCCGAG GAGCGCGTGAGCCTGCACATGGAGAAGCACGGCTGCAGCCTGCCCTCCCCGCTCTGCCACCCGGCCTATGCCGACAGCGTCCCCACCTGCGTCATCGCCAAGGTGCTGGAGAAGCCCGACCCCAGCAGCCTGTCCTCGCGCCTGTCGGACGCCTCGGCCCGCGACCTGGCCTTTCGGGAGGGGGTGGAGAAGCAGGGCCCGCGGCCCCCCTACAAGGGCGACATCTACTGCAGCGACACGGCCCTCTACTGCCCCGAGGAGCGGCGGCGCTCCCGGCGGCCCAGCGTGGACGCGCCCGTGAGCGACGTGGGCTTCCTGCGGGCCCAGAACTCCACCGACAGCGCGgccgaggacgaggaggaggccGAGGCGGCCGCCTTCCCCGCGGGCTTCCGGCACGAGGCCTTCCCGGGCTACGCGGCCTCGCTGCCCACGTCCAGCTCCTACTCGAGCTTCAGCGCCACGTCGGAGGAGAAGGAGCACGCGCAGGCCAGCACGCTCACCGCGTCGCAGCAGGCCATCTACCTGAACAGCCGCGACGAGCTCTTCGACCGCaagccgcccgccgccgccgccgcctacGAGGGCAGCCCGCGCTTCGCCAAGGCCGCGGCCGGCGTGGCGGCCCCGCTCGAGGCCGAGGTGGCGCCGGGCTTCGCGCGGACCGTGTCCCCGTACCCGGCCGAGCCCTTCCGCTTCCCCGCGTCCCCGGGCCCGCGGCAGGCCCTGATGCCCCCAAACCTGTGGAGCCTGCGGGCCAAGCCGGGGTCGGCCCGGCTCCCCGGGGAGGACGCGCGGGGCCAGTGGCGGCCGCTGAGCGTGGAGGACGTGGGCGCCTACTCGTTCCCGGCCCCCGCCGCGGGCCGCGCGTCGCCCTGCAGCTTCTCGGAACGCTACTAcggcagcggcggcagcagcCCCGGCAAGAAGGCCGAGGGCCGCGCCAGCCCCCTCTACGCCAGCTACAAGGCCGACAGCTTCTCCGAGGGGGACGACCTCTCGCAGGGCCACCTGGCCGAGCCTCGCTTCCTCCGCGCCGGCGGCGACCTGAGCCTGAGCCCCGGCCGCCAGGCCGACCCGCTGCCCGGCTACGCGCCCAGCCAGGGGGACGCCGAGAGGCTCGGGGTGCAGCTGTGCGGGCCGGGCGGCAGCCCCGAGCCCGAGCACAGCCCCCACAGCTCCAGGGACTCCCTGGAGCCCAGCTCCATGGAGGCGTCCCCGGAGATGCACCCCGCCGCCCGCCTCAGCCCGCAGCCGGCCTTCCCGCGGACTGGTGGCTCGGGGCTCAGCCGCAAGGACAGCCTCACGAAAGCCCAGCTCTACGGAACCTTGCTCAACTGA